In Spea bombifrons isolate aSpeBom1 chromosome 9, aSpeBom1.2.pri, whole genome shotgun sequence, the genomic stretch CCTGGGGGTGCCGCTTGGGTCCTTCTGTGCGCGGGAAGGTCTCCTTGCTGGGCGCGCGCGTGGGAAGGTCTCCTCGCTGGGCGCGCGCGGGAAGGTCTCCTCGCTGGGCGCGCGCGGGAAGGTCTCCTCGCTGGGCGGGCGCGGGAAGGTCTCCTCGCTGGGCGGGCGCGCGCGCGGGAAGGTCTCCTCGCTGGGCGGGCGCGCGCGCGGGAAGGTCTCCTCGCTGGGCGGGCGCGCGCGCGGGAAGGTCTCCTCGCTGGGCGTGTGTCGCACGTGGCCGGTGACCTTGGCCTGACCTTTAGTCACTTTTAGCATTCTTCTTTTTCAGGAGAAGGATCTCATTCACAAGCTCTTCCAGACGCTGGTTCCTCGCTTTAGCTCGTGGCACGGGAATTACACCAGCATGCACCGGATTCCCAACAGAGACCGACTGGACCGCGCCAAGATGGCAGTCATCGAATACAAAGGAAACCCTTTTCCTCCTTTAAACGTGCGGAAGAGAGACGGCGACAAAACCCTTCTGAACCAACTTCTTTTGGGTTACCGTCTAGAAAAGAACCTCCTCTCATCAGCCTCCTGAAAAAGCTTTTGTGAAGAAACGATGGATCTGGGCACGGAATATCTCCCAAACGCGGATCACTCTCCAGTGACGGCATCTGCAGAGCGATGTATATAATGTAACTGATTAATGAGTGAGAATCTTACAGAATTCCATTAAAAGAATGCTGAGAATTAATTGATCTGTTCGTTATAAACTCTAACAGGATAGGTAGCCGGCCCTGGGGCTCGTAAGCATCCATCGCTATATTTATTCTGGAAGGATCCAGTAACAACTTCCAGCGTGTCAGCTAATTCTAACGACGGTACACGAGATAGTGGCGGGAAGAGGCCTTCTCCTCTTCGCTGCGGGGGGCGGGGgcgatgggggggggggtgttacacagtttaatgtataaagtGCCCGATATACACGACGCCAAATACTGAGAACgcacaaataacacacaatgcAACGGCTACGCTAATAATTAACACTTCCCTCGCTGGCAAACTACTTTGGAATTCATTTAATATGCATACACTGTGCAGGCTTCTGATGAAACTATACACCTTACAGGGCTGGctccattgaattatacatttgtaATGAGGTCAGAGGTGTAAATTTAATTGAAAGAGGTTTTACATCACTGCctgaatggaacagcctcccagcagaagtggtagaggctaatttacacatgcatgcgaATATGTATACCGCTCCTGAAGCCTGTTTCATTATTTAAGCGGTTCCGGTGCCGCCGGtcagccatcttggaacacccagccgccgtcggccatcttggaacaccatGTTTGGATCCGCCATCTTGGAAAACCTATAGGTTATTTATAGGGTTAATTAGGTTATTAagtgtttctgtattttattagcTCGTACATATCATGTGTttaggaaattaaataaaacatggatTAGTAATAAAGCCCTTTTGCAGCAATAATTTGTGCAAAAACAA encodes the following:
- the MRPL17 gene encoding 39S ribosomal protein L17, mitochondrial; its protein translation is MRLFPGLLISHGRVARRIGLGPRSRLDLLRNLLTALVRHERIETTWARADELQVYAEKLIDYGRLGDSSEKAMRMADFWLTEKDLIHKLFQTLVPRFSSWHGNYTSMHRIPNRDRLDRAKMAVIEYKGNPFPPLNVRKRDGDKTLLNQLLLGYRLEKNLLSSAS